Proteins from a genomic interval of Actinoalloteichus hymeniacidonis:
- a CDS encoding metallopeptidase family protein, whose amino-acid sequence MAVEMSRARFDELVSDALDLIPVEFAKAMDNIVVLVEDHNQEEPSLLGLYEGIALTERDSTYGGALPDRITVYREPLLEMCADEAEVVDEIAVTVVHEVAHHFGIDDAKLHELGWG is encoded by the coding sequence ATGGCGGTTGAGATGTCCCGGGCCCGGTTCGATGAACTGGTCTCCGATGCCCTGGATCTGATCCCGGTCGAGTTCGCCAAGGCGATGGACAACATCGTCGTGCTCGTCGAAGACCACAACCAGGAGGAGCCCAGTCTGCTGGGTCTCTACGAGGGGATCGCGCTCACCGAGCGCGATTCGACCTACGGCGGTGCACTGCCGGATCGGATCACCGTCTACCGCGAGCCGCTGTTGGAGATGTGCGCCGATGAGGCGGAGGTCGTCGACGAGATCGCGGTGACCGTGGTCCACGAGGTGGCCCACCATTTCGGCATCGACGACGCCAAACTGCACGAGCTCGGCTGGGGCTGA